In Nymphaea colorata isolate Beijing-Zhang1983 chromosome 3, ASM883128v2, whole genome shotgun sequence, a genomic segment contains:
- the LOC116249759 gene encoding uncharacterized protein LOC116249759, which yields MDFGGSKGETSGKPSQNASSSSGSGNGDAGSFECNICLELAQDPIVTLCGHLFCWPCLYRWLRVHSHSDCPVCKALVQEDKLVPLYGRGKASSDPRSKSIPGMEIPSRPAGQRPETAPASEPNHFTQQPFGFMGAPMATTRFGNFTFSAGFGLFPSLFGFQMHGFPDAYGAATGFPYGFSNPFHGGHAHGYHPPSTHAPQDNMLQKYLLLVGFLVVIFFLFF from the coding sequence ATGGATTTTGGTGGATCCAAAGGCGAAACTTCGGGAAAACCATCGCAAAACGCTTCGAGTTCCAGTGGTAGCGGAAATGGTGATGCTGGGAGTTTTGAATGTAATATATGCTTGGAGTTAGCCCAAGATCCAATTGTGACCCTGTGCGGTCATCTGTTCTGCTGGCCTTGCCTCTATAGATGGCTTCGTGTTCATTCGCATTCTGATTGCCCTGTTTGCAAGGCGCTAGTGCAGGAGGATAAGTTGGTTCCTCTTTATGGTAGAGGCAAAGCATCATCAGATCCTAGGTCTAAGTCTATTCCTGGTATGGAAATTCCAAGCCGTCCTGCTGGCCAGAGGCCAGAAACGGCACCGGCTTCGGAACCCAACCATTTTACTCAGCAGCCCTTTGGGTTCATGGGAGCACCTATGGCGACCACGAGATTTGGGAATTTCACTTTCTCTGCTGGGTTTGGACTATTTCCATCACTCTTTGGTTTTCAGATGCATGGATTTCCTGATGCCTATGGTGCCGCTACTGGTTTCCCTTATGGGTTCTCTAACCCGTTTCATGGAGGTCATGCTCATGGATATCATCCGCCTTCAACTCATGCACCGCAGGATAACATGTTACAGAAGTACCTACTATTGGTTGGTTTTTTGGtggttattttctttctcttcttctag